The Spirosoma oryzicola genome has a window encoding:
- a CDS encoding sensor histidine kinase, which translates to MKQWATFDRYNFLIYLLTYPAVIISNYIIFGPLYFQDKSLFIDSTIIINIWGAVIFVVLTLWMNYMRYCYGAPDQFGQRLLYSMLMYVGFMMSAILILYWLYEQLGYPYKPETIPWVLMIGFVTNVISAGSHESIYTYNQLRQSTEREYKLKQLHMQQQMDVLKQQVNPHFLFNSLNSLITLIGEDPKQAETFTEELSSVYRYVLRASEQNLTDLATELSFIHSYVHLLQTRYGSGFQLSIEVDKRFQSYQIPPLTLQLLVENAVKHNIVMKSKPLTVQIQTDSLANLHVRNNIQRKRQGVMSTGVGLANILSKYEMLGQPMPSVREETNQFVVALPLIPV; encoded by the coding sequence ATGAAACAGTGGGCTACGTTTGACCGCTATAATTTTCTCATCTATTTACTGACTTACCCCGCTGTTATTATTTCCAATTACATCATTTTTGGGCCGCTTTACTTTCAGGATAAATCGCTGTTCATTGACAGTACGATTATTATCAATATCTGGGGAGCAGTCATCTTTGTCGTGCTCACGTTATGGATGAATTACATGCGTTATTGCTACGGAGCACCCGATCAGTTCGGCCAGCGACTTCTGTACTCCATGCTCATGTACGTCGGCTTCATGATGTCCGCGATTCTAATCCTTTATTGGCTCTACGAACAGTTGGGGTATCCGTACAAACCCGAAACCATTCCCTGGGTACTGATGATCGGCTTTGTTACGAACGTTATATCGGCGGGCTCGCACGAATCCATTTACACCTACAATCAATTACGCCAAAGCACCGAGCGGGAGTACAAACTCAAGCAGTTGCACATGCAGCAACAGATGGATGTGCTCAAACAGCAGGTTAACCCACATTTTCTGTTTAACAGCCTGAATTCATTAATCACGTTGATTGGAGAAGATCCAAAGCAGGCCGAAACGTTTACCGAAGAGTTGAGTTCTGTGTACCGATATGTGTTGCGGGCCAGTGAACAAAACTTAACCGATCTCGCGACGGAACTATCCTTTATTCATTCGTACGTTCACCTGCTCCAGACTCGATACGGCAGTGGTTTTCAACTGTCGATTGAGGTAGACAAGCGGTTCCAATCGTACCAAATTCCTCCGCTCACCCTACAATTACTCGTCGAAAATGCCGTCAAACATAACATCGTTATGAAGAGTAAGCCGCTGACGGTTCAGATTCAAACCGACAGCTTGGCCAATCTACACGTTCGCAATAATATTCAGCGAAAAAGACAAGGTGTTATGTCAACGGGCGTCGGTTTAGCAAACATTCTGTCGAAATACGAAATGCTGGGTCAGCCGATGCCTTCGGTGCGGGAAGAAACCAATCAGTTTGTCGTAGCTCTGCCCTTAATTCCGGTTTAG
- a CDS encoding acyltransferase family protein, with the protein MVDLRSTSKSKTSSASFADTKPHYNILDGLRGVAAITVVCFHLFEAFATSHLDQRINHGYLAVDFFFILSGFVVGYAYDDRWETMTVNDFMKRRFIRLHPMVVMGAIIGAVMFYFQGCAAWDVSKVSVPTLLVATLINACLIPATPGFEIRGVGEMFPLNGPSWSLFFEYIGNILYAFIIRKLSTKALAVLVALAGIGLAAFSIWGPYGDICVGFSLTGDNILGGSLRLLFSFSAGLLLSRVFKPVHVKGAFWIGGLSIIILSTIPRIGGSEQLWMNGLYDAICVIIIFPTLVYLGASGTTTDQLSTRLCKFLGDISYPLYMVHYPFIYLYYAWVKNENLTFEQSLPGAIALVVGSILLAYLCLKLYDEPVRKFLTKRLLRVGK; encoded by the coding sequence ATGGTGGATTTACGTTCAACGTCAAAAAGTAAAACTTCATCGGCTTCATTCGCGGATACAAAACCACATTACAACATCCTTGATGGATTACGTGGCGTAGCGGCAATAACCGTTGTTTGTTTTCACTTATTTGAAGCCTTTGCAACCAGTCATTTAGACCAAAGAATCAATCACGGCTATCTGGCTGTTGATTTCTTTTTTATTCTGTCGGGCTTTGTAGTCGGCTACGCCTACGATGACCGCTGGGAAACCATGACGGTAAACGACTTCATGAAACGTCGGTTTATTCGCTTGCATCCGATGGTCGTGATGGGGGCCATTATCGGAGCCGTTATGTTTTACTTCCAGGGCTGCGCTGCCTGGGACGTGTCAAAAGTATCGGTGCCTACGCTGTTGGTAGCAACCCTTATAAATGCTTGCCTAATCCCGGCAACTCCCGGCTTTGAAATTAGGGGTGTTGGCGAAATGTTCCCGCTGAATGGTCCGAGCTGGTCTTTGTTTTTTGAGTACATCGGCAACATCCTCTACGCGTTCATTATCCGTAAACTTTCCACCAAAGCGCTTGCTGTACTGGTTGCACTGGCCGGTATCGGGTTAGCCGCATTTTCTATTTGGGGACCTTACGGCGATATATGCGTTGGGTTCTCATTAACGGGGGACAACATACTCGGTGGTTCTTTGCGTCTATTGTTTTCGTTCTCGGCGGGGTTGTTGTTATCTCGCGTGTTTAAACCTGTCCACGTAAAAGGAGCATTCTGGATCGGTGGTTTATCGATCATTATTCTATCAACCATTCCTCGAATCGGTGGCAGCGAACAGTTGTGGATGAACGGTTTATACGATGCAATCTGTGTTATTATAATCTTTCCTACGCTGGTTTATCTGGGGGCTTCAGGAACAACTACAGACCAGCTATCAACCCGACTGTGTAAGTTTTTAGGGGATATCTCTTATCCGCTGTACATGGTCCATTACCCGTTTATCTATTTGTATTACGCCTGGGTTAAAAACGAAAACCTCACATTCGAGCAATCGCTTCCCGGCGCTATAGCCCTTGTTGTTGGCTCTATTCTATTGGCTTACTTGTGCTTAAAACTATACGACGAACCCGTGCGCAAGTTTTTAACGAAGCGCCTGTTGCGAGTAGGAAAATAG
- a CDS encoding nuclear transport factor 2 family protein: MNYQSLLRQLYQDFNARHIDAVLAHLHTDVAWPNGWEGGYVAGHDEVRAYWLRQWQQINPSVEPLSFETRPDGEIAILVHQVIKDLDGQVMSDEQLNHVYRFENGKVRTMTIEH, translated from the coding sequence ATGAATTATCAATCCCTTCTTCGTCAGCTTTATCAGGATTTCAATGCCCGTCACATTGATGCGGTTCTCGCTCATCTGCATACCGATGTCGCTTGGCCGAACGGGTGGGAGGGGGGCTATGTAGCGGGCCATGATGAAGTCCGCGCTTACTGGCTCCGGCAATGGCAGCAAATCAATCCTTCGGTAGAGCCGCTTTCCTTTGAAACAAGACCCGATGGAGAAATCGCGATCTTGGTTCATCAAGTAATTAAAGATCTGGACGGCCAGGTGATGAGTGATGAGCAGCTCAATCACGTATATCGCTTTGAAAACGGAAAAGTGCGGACAATGACAATCGAACACTGA
- a CDS encoding efflux RND transporter periplasmic adaptor subunit: MQFLSTNNKLLPRCLALSFTLIQFGCGSSTNEASTATEIPTLPVVQVKTASVTTYQEFSATLEGRVNVDIRPQVEGYLEKIYVDEGATVRKGQPLFRIDTRTYREQVGNADASLLAAKANLDKAALEVARLTPLVENNVVSDVQLKAAQSAYAAAKANVAQAQSMVGNANVNLSRTLITAPASGFIGRLPYKVGSLVGRAELQPLTTVSDVHEIYAYFSMGEVDFLRFTQQASGGSLADKIRKLPPVELVLADGKAYAQHGRIEMVSGQFDKTMGAISFRAVFPNSQGLLRSGISGRVRIPEPHPSAVVIPQEATFERQDRVFVFAVADSNKVVSKPLQIAGKSGNFYLITKGVKPGERIVQQGLDRLRDGDAITPRLVAVDSLTTSREL, encoded by the coding sequence ATGCAATTCCTCTCTACGAATAACAAACTTCTTCCCCGCTGTTTAGCACTCTCTTTTACTCTTATTCAGTTTGGTTGCGGATCATCGACCAACGAAGCATCAACGGCGACCGAGATTCCCACATTGCCCGTCGTTCAAGTCAAAACAGCATCAGTCACAACGTATCAGGAGTTCTCGGCCACGCTCGAAGGCCGGGTCAACGTAGATATTCGTCCGCAGGTTGAAGGCTACCTAGAAAAAATTTATGTTGATGAAGGGGCTACCGTCCGCAAAGGACAGCCGTTGTTTCGCATCGATACCCGTACGTACCGCGAGCAAGTCGGTAATGCGGATGCCAGCTTGTTGGCCGCCAAAGCAAACCTGGATAAAGCTGCTCTGGAAGTAGCTCGACTAACGCCTTTGGTCGAAAATAACGTCGTTTCGGATGTTCAGCTCAAAGCCGCGCAATCGGCTTACGCAGCGGCTAAAGCGAATGTCGCACAAGCCCAGTCAATGGTGGGTAACGCCAATGTCAACCTCAGCCGTACACTAATCACCGCACCCGCTAGTGGTTTTATTGGTCGTCTGCCTTACAAAGTCGGCAGCCTGGTCGGACGAGCCGAGTTACAGCCTCTGACGACCGTATCTGATGTACACGAAATATACGCGTACTTCTCAATGGGCGAAGTTGACTTCCTTCGGTTTACCCAACAGGCGTCCGGTGGTAGTCTGGCCGATAAGATTCGTAAGCTGCCGCCTGTTGAACTGGTGCTTGCTGATGGCAAAGCCTATGCTCAGCACGGTCGGATTGAGATGGTATCGGGTCAGTTTGACAAAACGATGGGAGCCATCAGTTTCCGGGCCGTTTTCCCCAATTCACAAGGGCTGTTACGATCTGGCATCAGTGGGCGGGTCCGCATCCCTGAGCCGCATCCATCGGCGGTGGTTATACCTCAGGAAGCGACCTTCGAACGTCAGGATCGGGTTTTTGTTTTTGCCGTTGCCGATAGCAACAAAGTGGTGAGTAAACCACTTCAAATAGCCGGAAAAAGCGGTAACTTTTACCTGATTACCAAAGGTGTAAAACCCGGCGAGCGCATTGTACAGCAAGGGCTGGATCGGCTTCGCGATGGGGATGCCATTACCCCCCGCCTTGTTGCTGTCGATAGCCTGACAACGTCCCGCGAACTGTAA
- a CDS encoding LytR/AlgR family response regulator transcription factor has protein sequence MNVLIIEDEELAALRLTKLLAELAPDIQIVNVTSSIETSVEYLQTKPSLDLIFMDIELADGQSFEIFEQTSISTPVIFTTSYDEYAIKAFKVNSIDYLLKPIKQPELAASLHKYQLLNRQPEIPTIQVVAIDSLVEQLRRQNEPAEYRRRFLVRHLSQWLPIEVGEIAFFHSEDRVTLFRTFRGQKYSLDYTLDELDSMLDPTLFFRANRQFIVHVNAVQQIHAYFNHKLKLTLNPCPAEEVLVSRERATDFKKWMGK, from the coding sequence ATGAATGTCCTTATCATAGAAGATGAAGAATTAGCGGCCCTCCGACTGACTAAACTGCTGGCCGAATTAGCGCCCGATATACAAATCGTCAATGTAACGTCCAGTATAGAAACATCGGTAGAATACCTTCAAACAAAACCGTCCCTTGATTTGATCTTCATGGACATTGAACTGGCGGATGGGCAAAGCTTCGAAATTTTCGAACAAACGTCGATTTCGACCCCCGTCATCTTTACAACCTCCTACGACGAATATGCGATTAAAGCGTTTAAGGTCAACAGCATCGATTACCTGCTAAAACCCATCAAACAGCCCGAACTGGCCGCCAGTTTACACAAATACCAGCTTCTCAACCGCCAGCCCGAAATACCAACCATTCAGGTCGTTGCTATTGATTCTCTTGTCGAACAGTTGCGCCGACAAAATGAGCCTGCCGAGTACCGGCGTCGTTTTCTGGTGCGGCACCTGTCGCAGTGGCTTCCCATCGAAGTGGGCGAGATTGCGTTTTTTCACTCGGAAGACCGGGTCACTTTGTTTCGCACCTTCAGAGGCCAAAAATATTCACTGGATTACACACTGGACGAGCTGGATTCAATGCTTGACCCTACCCTGTTTTTCCGGGCTAACCGACAGTTTATTGTTCACGTAAACGCGGTACAGCAAATTCACGCTTATTTTAATCACAAGCTCAAACTTACGCTCAACCCTTGCCCCGCTGAAGAGGTTCTAGTAAGCCGGGAACGAGCCACCGACTTTAAAAAATGGATGGGCAAATAA
- a CDS encoding cupin domain-containing protein has protein sequence MQTVKQSATTLTASRTIINPILKDEVIFLETSRESNGYHTLVEVTLSAGGGNPLHYHEDFSEEFTCLEGELSIQVGDQIIRLKPGESATAPAYSKHRFFNQSAQSCRFQCRIAPGCPGFEQTLQITYGLARDGQSTAQGMPKSLYALGYTVMISGTYLVGWMSVLQPVLNWLGRRAVKKGIAAELQRRYLTV, from the coding sequence ATGCAAACCGTAAAACAATCGGCAACGACCTTAACCGCTTCGCGCACCATCATCAACCCGATCCTCAAAGACGAAGTAATCTTTCTGGAAACAAGCCGCGAAAGCAATGGCTACCACACGTTAGTTGAAGTAACGCTTTCAGCGGGTGGGGGCAATCCGTTGCATTACCACGAAGATTTCTCGGAAGAATTTACTTGTCTGGAAGGTGAGTTAAGCATTCAGGTTGGCGACCAGATTATCCGCCTAAAACCGGGCGAATCGGCAACGGCACCTGCTTACAGCAAACATCGCTTCTTTAATCAAAGCGCTCAGTCGTGCCGCTTCCAGTGTCGGATTGCACCCGGCTGCCCCGGTTTTGAACAGACCCTTCAAATTACGTATGGCCTGGCCAGAGATGGGCAGTCAACCGCGCAGGGAATGCCTAAGAGCCTCTACGCCCTAGGCTATACGGTTATGATTAGTGGCACCTACCTGGTCGGATGGATGTCCGTGCTGCAACCTGTCTTGAACTGGTTAGGTCGCCGGGCGGTCAAGAAAGGAATTGCCGCCGAACTACAACGTCGTTACCTGACCGTCTAG
- a CDS encoding efflux RND transporter permease subunit, whose translation MLKTFIERPVLATVISILLVILGVISLVTLPVTQFPEIAPPSVQVAASYPGANAEVVARSVATPLEEAINGVENMTYMTSSSGNDGSVAVNIYFKLGTNPDLAAVNVQNRVAKATSLLPAEVIQAGISTQKQQNSMIMILNLNSDEDVYDETFLQNYAKINLIPELQRVNGVGQVMVFGVKDYSMRIWLKPDRLVAYGLSPQEVLGAIREQNLEAAPGKIGENSRESFEYVIKYKGKLSQPEQYENIILKANADGSAIQLKDVARIEFGSFTYSGDTKVNGRPSVGIAINQMAGSNANDIQVAILAIMDKAKGAFPKGINYTIGYSTKTFLDESIDQVTHTLLEAFVLVFIVVFLFLQDFRSTLIPAIAVPVAIVGTFFFMQLFGFTINLLTLFALVLAIGIVVDDAIVVVEAVHTKMEKSRQSARVATLHSMQEISGAIISITLVMAAVFVPVGFMNGPAGVFYKQFAFTLAIAILISAVNALTLSPALCALLLKNSHHVDGAAHNGHSKKGFLDRFFAGFNAGFTSLTNRYVGGLRFLIRHKWVGLSGLALVTAVAVWFMRTTPTGFIPSEDQGFIAYSLKLPAGASLQRTQKVADKIEGILHKTQAVEQHIEISGFNMIANSASPSYAAGFVKMKPYAERGAVKDLQQVVDAVSKQVAGVEEGRVDVFTMPTVPGFSNVDGFELLLQDRTGGKLNKLSATANAFIEEIQKRPEIAAAFTTFDTGTPQFELELDVKKAKQLGVSTSDIMQTMQVYYGSTFASDFNRFGKFYRVIAQADAPYRADPSSLNSIYVKNATGQMVPMTTFVTLKRVYGPEAVTRNNLFTSVAINGMAKPGYSSGDAIRAVEEVAKQKLPVGYTYEWTGMTREEIAAGGQSGLIFGLSLVFVYFLLAAQYESYILPWAVLLSIPTGILGVFLFINLAGIDNNIYVQVGLIMLIGLLAKNAILIVEYAVQRRQTGMGLLASALEASRLRLRPILMTSFAFIVGLIPLMGATGASAKGNHSISIGTAGGMLTGVLFGLFIIPVLFVIFQGLQEKIRRPKTDEERKALAEEAFADSPLNRN comes from the coding sequence ATGCTTAAAACATTCATTGAACGTCCGGTACTGGCTACGGTCATTTCGATTCTGCTGGTCATATTGGGTGTCATTTCTTTGGTCACGCTGCCCGTCACGCAATTCCCCGAAATTGCCCCGCCAAGCGTGCAGGTTGCGGCTTCGTACCCCGGCGCTAATGCCGAGGTGGTTGCCCGCTCCGTCGCTACCCCCCTCGAAGAGGCCATTAATGGGGTTGAAAATATGACGTACATGACATCGTCGTCGGGTAATGATGGGTCAGTAGCAGTCAACATTTACTTTAAACTCGGCACTAATCCCGATCTGGCGGCTGTAAACGTACAGAACCGGGTAGCCAAAGCCACGAGTCTTTTACCCGCCGAAGTCATCCAGGCGGGGATTTCGACGCAAAAGCAACAGAACAGTATGATTATGATCCTCAACCTGAACAGTGATGAGGACGTATACGACGAAACGTTTTTGCAGAACTACGCCAAGATCAACCTGATCCCAGAGTTACAGCGGGTGAACGGTGTCGGACAAGTGATGGTGTTCGGGGTGAAAGACTATTCCATGCGAATCTGGCTAAAACCGGATCGATTGGTGGCTTATGGCCTTTCTCCCCAGGAAGTGCTCGGAGCGATTCGGGAACAGAACCTGGAAGCGGCTCCCGGTAAAATCGGTGAAAACAGTCGGGAATCGTTTGAGTACGTTATCAAATACAAAGGCAAACTTAGCCAGCCGGAACAGTACGAAAATATTATCCTCAAAGCGAATGCCGATGGATCGGCTATTCAGCTAAAGGACGTAGCCCGGATTGAATTTGGTTCGTTTACCTACAGTGGCGATACAAAAGTAAACGGTCGGCCAAGTGTGGGTATTGCGATCAACCAGATGGCGGGTTCTAACGCCAATGATATTCAGGTTGCTATTCTAGCGATCATGGATAAGGCCAAAGGAGCGTTTCCGAAGGGAATTAATTACACCATCGGGTATAGTACCAAAACCTTCCTCGACGAATCCATCGATCAGGTTACGCATACGCTGCTCGAAGCATTTGTGCTCGTGTTTATCGTGGTGTTCCTGTTTTTACAGGATTTTCGGTCCACGCTTATTCCGGCGATTGCGGTGCCGGTCGCCATTGTCGGTACGTTCTTTTTCATGCAGCTGTTCGGCTTTACGATCAATCTGCTGACATTATTCGCACTCGTACTGGCGATTGGGATTGTGGTTGATGATGCCATTGTGGTGGTAGAAGCGGTTCACACTAAGATGGAGAAAAGCCGCCAGTCGGCGCGGGTCGCTACGTTGCATTCCATGCAGGAAATTTCGGGTGCCATTATCTCTATCACGTTGGTAATGGCTGCGGTATTCGTTCCGGTTGGTTTCATGAACGGTCCTGCCGGGGTGTTCTACAAGCAATTTGCCTTTACGCTTGCAATAGCCATCCTGATCTCGGCGGTTAACGCCCTAACGCTGAGTCCGGCACTGTGCGCATTGCTACTCAAAAATTCGCATCACGTTGACGGTGCAGCGCACAATGGTCATTCGAAGAAAGGATTTTTAGACCGCTTTTTTGCGGGCTTCAACGCCGGATTTACATCGCTGACGAATCGCTACGTTGGTGGACTACGGTTTTTGATTCGCCACAAGTGGGTCGGCTTAAGCGGTCTGGCGTTAGTGACAGCGGTAGCGGTCTGGTTCATGCGCACAACCCCAACGGGTTTTATCCCATCCGAAGACCAGGGCTTTATCGCTTATTCGCTGAAGCTACCGGCGGGGGCTTCGTTACAGCGCACGCAGAAAGTTGCGGATAAAATCGAAGGTATTCTGCATAAGACCCAAGCCGTTGAACAGCACATTGAAATTAGTGGCTTCAACATGATTGCGAACTCGGCGAGCCCGTCGTATGCAGCCGGATTCGTTAAAATGAAGCCATACGCAGAGCGGGGAGCGGTGAAGGATTTACAGCAGGTCGTTGATGCCGTAAGCAAGCAGGTTGCTGGTGTTGAAGAAGGGCGGGTAGACGTATTTACCATGCCAACTGTACCGGGCTTTAGCAATGTCGATGGGTTTGAATTGTTATTGCAGGACCGAACAGGCGGGAAGCTGAATAAGCTGAGTGCTACAGCCAACGCGTTTATTGAGGAAATCCAAAAGCGGCCCGAAATTGCCGCTGCCTTTACGACATTCGACACGGGTACCCCGCAGTTTGAACTGGAACTGGACGTAAAGAAAGCGAAGCAACTAGGCGTTTCAACCAGCGACATCATGCAAACGATGCAGGTGTATTACGGGAGTACGTTTGCGTCGGATTTCAACCGCTTTGGCAAGTTTTATCGGGTTATTGCTCAGGCTGACGCTCCGTATCGGGCTGATCCGTCCTCGCTGAACAGCATTTATGTCAAAAATGCGACGGGACAGATGGTTCCGATGACGACGTTTGTGACGCTTAAGCGTGTGTACGGACCCGAAGCCGTTACCCGAAACAATCTTTTCACATCGGTCGCTATCAACGGAATGGCTAAACCGGGTTATAGTTCAGGGGATGCGATTCGGGCAGTAGAAGAAGTTGCGAAACAAAAACTACCGGTCGGGTACACGTACGAATGGACCGGGATGACGCGGGAAGAAATTGCAGCGGGTGGCCAGTCGGGTTTAATCTTCGGACTTAGTCTCGTGTTTGTGTATTTCCTGCTGGCAGCGCAGTACGAGAGCTACATTCTGCCCTGGGCCGTCCTGCTGTCTATTCCGACGGGGATTCTGGGCGTTTTTCTGTTCATCAATCTGGCCGGAATCGATAACAACATCTATGTGCAGGTCGGTTTGATTATGCTCATCGGGCTTTTAGCCAAAAACGCCATTCTGATTGTCGAATACGCGGTGCAGCGACGGCAGACGGGTATGGGCTTATTGGCGTCGGCTTTGGAAGCATCGCGGTTGCGGCTGCGCCCGATCCTGATGACTTCGTTTGCCTTTATTGTCGGGCTCATCCCGCTTATGGGTGCAACGGGTGCTTCGGCTAAAGGAAATCACTCGATCAGTATAGGAACGGCAGGGGGAATGTTGACAGGGGTTCTGTTTGGCCTCTTTATCATCCCCGTCTTATTCGTCATTTTTCAGGGACTTCAAGAGAAGATTCGTCGGCCTAAAACCGACGAGGAACGGAAGGCGCTGGCCGAAGAAGCCTTTGCCGATAGTCCGCTAAATCGTAATTAA
- a CDS encoding efflux transporter outer membrane subunit — MLQRFILSLRPYFSILLILSILSSCKVGQNYQRPITKLPEQFSPQASTADTSSVAKMPWRQFFQDAELQNLIGSALTNNFDLQLAIKRIEENQAYVRQTRYALLPSVNAQVAASTVTPSRNSLNGLSLENFIGTRHLEDYSANLALSWEVDIWGRIRRQNEATIATFLQTQEAANAVRTNLVANVATGYFNILLLDAQLDVAKRNLALGDTIVQLVRFQKKSGDVTELAVQQAEAQRQTADLLRAQLEQGLIIEQNGLRQLLGDWPGSIERGNRLTTYPVDDTLLAGVPAQLLANRPDVRASELGLVAANARIGVAQASLYPALTITGSGGLNSFQAQNWFAFPNSLFYNLAAGLTQPVFLRRQLRTQLEVTTIQQEAALIQFRQSINNAVKEVANALAQSERLQEQERIAIGRVQTLQGAVKNAKLLFKSGMATYLEVITAQSNALQAELALADIKRQRLGAMVEVYRSLGGGWR; from the coding sequence ATGCTGCAAAGATTTATTCTATCGTTGCGCCCATACTTCAGCATTCTTCTCATTCTGTCCATCTTGTCGAGTTGCAAAGTCGGGCAGAACTACCAGCGGCCAATCACGAAGCTACCGGAACAGTTTAGCCCACAAGCTTCAACCGCCGATACGTCCAGTGTGGCAAAAATGCCCTGGCGTCAGTTTTTTCAGGATGCTGAACTGCAAAATCTGATCGGGAGCGCGCTTACCAACAATTTTGACTTACAACTGGCAATTAAACGTATTGAAGAGAATCAGGCTTATGTCCGGCAAACACGTTATGCATTGTTACCATCGGTCAACGCCCAGGTGGCGGCTTCCACGGTTACCCCATCGCGTAATAGTCTGAACGGACTGAGTCTGGAGAATTTTATTGGCACGCGGCATCTGGAAGATTATTCGGCCAATCTCGCTCTATCTTGGGAAGTGGATATATGGGGACGTATTCGTCGGCAAAACGAAGCGACAATAGCTACTTTTTTACAGACGCAGGAAGCCGCTAATGCCGTTCGTACTAATCTGGTCGCGAATGTGGCAACGGGCTATTTTAACATCCTGCTGCTGGATGCACAACTCGATGTTGCCAAACGCAACCTGGCTCTTGGTGATACGATTGTGCAATTGGTACGCTTTCAAAAAAAGTCTGGCGATGTAACGGAACTCGCTGTTCAGCAAGCCGAAGCGCAACGTCAGACTGCCGACCTGTTGCGTGCGCAGTTGGAACAGGGCTTGATTATTGAACAGAATGGACTCCGGCAACTTCTGGGTGACTGGCCGGGAAGTATTGAACGTGGCAATCGACTTACTACCTATCCCGTAGATGATACATTGCTAGCGGGCGTACCGGCTCAGCTGTTGGCCAATCGCCCGGATGTACGCGCTAGCGAATTAGGGTTGGTGGCTGCTAACGCCCGCATTGGCGTTGCGCAGGCCAGCTTGTACCCCGCGCTGACCATTACGGGTTCGGGCGGTTTGAATTCGTTTCAGGCGCAGAACTGGTTTGCTTTCCCCAACTCCTTATTTTACAATCTGGCGGCAGGGTTGACGCAACCCGTTTTTCTGCGACGACAGCTCCGTACGCAACTGGAGGTAACAACGATTCAGCAGGAGGCAGCCCTGATCCAGTTTCGCCAAAGTATAAACAATGCCGTTAAGGAGGTAGCCAATGCGCTGGCACAAAGTGAACGGTTGCAGGAGCAGGAGCGGATCGCTATCGGGCGGGTACAGACATTGCAAGGGGCTGTTAAAAATGCAAAGCTCCTGTTTAAAAGTGGTATGGCTACGTATCTCGAAGTAATCACCGCTCAGAGTAACGCGTTACAAGCTGAACTAGCTTTGGCTGATATTAAACGGCAGCGACTAGGCGCTATGGTCGAAGTCTACCGGTCGTTAGGCGGTGGCTGGCGCTAG